The region TCGGTATTCGAGTTCCGCAAACGAAGTCCGAAGGAAATAATATCGGATCTGACCTTCTTTTCTTTAGGATTCGCGATATCCTTCGGACCTTACGCAATTTTTAATTATCTGAATAGCGAATCCATTTTTGGAAACAGAGTGTATTCGACTTATTTAGAGCAGTCTTCTCGACTCCGAATATTCTCCGATTTGATCCTGGGAAATTTCCTATCCGGGCGCATCGTAGTCGGATTATTGGAACAAGCGCCTTACGTTTTCTTGACACCGTTACTCCTTCTTTTCAAAAATGAAAAGCCGGAAGCCAAATTGCTGATGTATCACGGAGTGTTTACGATTCTATTAACCGCAATCGTTTCTCCGAATAACTCCTGGGGAGCCGGCTGGGGGATCCGATATTTCTGCACGGGTTTACCTAGTTTAGTCGCCGCATTCGTACTCTTGGTGCGAGATTCCTTAAAGGAAAGAAAATACATTCTTATCGCTTTATCTTCCGTGTTGTTAGCCGTTTCCTTGTACGTTTCCTACTACGGCTTGAAAATAATTAAGGAAAGCATGAAAAACGTTAAGGAAACGCAATCCATAATCCAGAAAGCCGGGGATAGAATGATCTTTTCCTCTCAGGATCTATTCTATTATTATGCGGGAATCTACATAAAGGATCATACCATTCTACAAACCCAGGAAGGAAAGTTCGAAAACTACGCCTTCCAACGGATGCTTAAAGTAGGTCCTAAGAATTTTTGCCTGCACTGGTCCGCATTCAGTCCTTTACCCGATGAAAAATTATGGGCTACGGCAAAATACGAATTAACGGAAACTTTCGATCTGGAATTGCATCACTTACGGTGCTTTACTAAACATTAATATGCTTCAAGCCTCGTCGTTTTTCTTCGACGAGGCATAAAAAATTCTTCGCTACTTATAGAAAGTAAAGAAACTGCAATGTGGCGAATAGCTCCATCGCCCAGGCTACTCCTATATGGATCAAAATTCCCGCGTAAACGGATTTGGTCCGATAGGAAATCAACCCAAGAACGAATCCTCCGAAAAAGGAACCCAACGCTTCGAACATCGGCTTGGTAAAATGTAGAAGCCCGTACAGGAAAGCCATGGCTAAGACTGCGGGTTTACTTCCGAATCGTCCTAAAAAAGGAAAGACCAGATACCCTCTAAAAAAAGTCTCCAACGAAGCGAATCCTAATGCATAAGTAAGTTCGAATAAAATAATCCAAATCGCGGGAGGATAATCCAAATATCCGTCCGGCAATCGATTCGCGAATCTAGGATAAACGGAAAGAAAAGAGAGAGAAAAGGAGGCCAAAGCGATCGGAATTATCATAATTCCAAAAAGGAAAAGAACCTCTCCAAAGCGCGGAGGTTTGTCTAATCCGAGAAACCGATCCTCGGAGTCCTTTTTACTTAGAAACCAAAAAAGCGGTAGAGCGAGATAAATTGCAATATTACTAATATAATTCAGAACCAACATTCCGATTCGAACCTGGGAATGGTCCAAAAAGGAAAGCAGACTGGTATCCTTCATTCTCGCGGAACTTACGAGGGTCAAAACGAAGACGATTCCGAGAATGGGAAGAATCGAAGATTTAAATTCTTTTAATTTACCGTAAAGACTTAGCACGATCGGATAAATCAAGAACGCTCCCATCGTGTAAAACAGGAAAAAGAAAACAAGCAGGTAAACCTGCTCGTCCTTTAAGGAAACGAAGATCTTAGGAACGAACCCGGAATTATAATTAAAGAGCCATACTAAGAAAAAGAGAAGAAAAACTCCTCCGAACGATAACCGATCCTTGCTAGTTTCGAAAAAATCCTTTAAACTTTCCTTTAATAGATTCAACCCATTCTCTCCGGAGCGCCGGAAGTCCGCTCATTTCGGATTCTTCCTGAGCAACCCGTTTAGAGTCCATCGTTTTAGAAAAGTCTAGGAGCGGACGGACTTCGTTTTCTTCCGCGCTTGGTTCTTTGGCTTAGTCTGCATGTTTCGCTTCTTAGGGGATTTCGTTCCGATCTCTTTGGATTTTCCGAAAACGACGGAAGAAATCCCGAAAGTCTTCTCAAATCCGAAAACGGATACCTGTCCTTTCTCTTTCGGGGGAATGAAGGACATAGCTCTTTCCGTCATAGCAGTGATCGATAGGGAAGGATTCACTCCTAGATTGATGGGAATCATGGAGCTATCGCAGATCATCAAATTCTTATAACCGTACACTCGATTCTGAAAATCGATTACGCCTTCGTTGGAGCTCCCACCCATTACGCAACCGCCCATAATGTGTCCCGTAATAGGAGCGTTTAGAAGCACGTCATTGAGGGAACTGCGAGGAATTCCCCCGATCTTCTTTGCGATCTTACGAGCGGTTTGATTCGCGATGGGGATATAAGAGGGAGTTTTTTCCCCTTCGGTCAAGGTCGAAGTCATGGATTTCTCGAAAGGCCAAGCGAGCCTTCTTTGCCGAACCAATTTTACCTGATTATCCAAGGTCTGCATGACCAATAGGATCAGAGAATTCTTTGCGAAACCGATCGGCCAAGACGCCTTTAAGAAATAAATCGGATGTCGGAACATCGTGAAGAAATATCTCAGAGGACGAGGAAAGAAGCCTCCCCCGTCGGTCAGAACGCTGGCAAGAATTCCGAAGAAATCGGAACCTCGAGAATATCGTACCGGCTCTATATGCGTATGCTCGTCGGGGTGAATAGAAGAAGTGATCGCGACTCCCTGGGAAAAATCCACATTCTTTCCAAACTTAGTGACTCCAAGAACCGTTTCGCTATTCGTTCTTACGGAATCTCCTAGCTTAGGAGAGAGGCGTTTCATATTACCTTTTTCTTTCGCACGAAGTAACAAACCGACCGTCCCCATTACGGCTGCGGAAAGAACCACATTCCTGGTTCTTAAAGTCCTCTTCGGAGCGCCGAACCAGCCGGTGGTGGATTTCGTATGCAATTCGTATCCGTATTCTCCGCTTGCATCCGGATCCAATTTCCCGTTCTTATCCAAAGGAACCAGATCCATGACCTTGGTTTCGGGCAAAACTTTTGCTCCCAATTTCTCCGCGAAAAATAGATAATTTTTATCTAATGTATTTTTGGAATTGAAGCGGCATCCAACCATGCATCCGCCGCAATAATTACAAGTCGTCCTATCGGGACCTTCTCCCTGGAAGAAAGGATCCCGAACCGTTTTCCCCGGTTTATCTCCGAAGAAAACTCCGACGGGAGTGGGAGTGAATGTGTCCCCCCTTCCCATATCTTCCGCGATTTCTTTTAGAATAGAATCCGACTTGTCCAAGTACTGATTCCGAACCACACCCAACATTCTTGAGGCGACTCGATAAAAAGGGAGCATCCCCTCTTTGCCTCCGATGTTTCTATAAACCGGATGATTTAAGATCTTATCACTAGGAACGTATAACGTGTTGGCGTATACGAGAGAACCGCCCCCCACTCCCGCTCCGCTCACAAGGAAAAAATCTTTGAGCAGATTCAATCTTTGGATACCGTAAAAACCTAAACGAGGCATCCATAAATATTTATGAACGGACCAATTCGTTTTTGGAAAATCCTTTGCGGTCCATCTCTTTCCCGATTCTACCACCAGGACGGAGTAACCCTTTTGGCTGAGACGCATGGCGGAAACGCTTCCCCCGAAACCGGAACCGACTACGATATAATCATAATCGAAATGAACGCTTGTTCTTTCTTGATCCTTCATACGCCTCAACTAAACATATCGAATTATTTGCTCAATCCATTTTCGGACTTGACCGACTCCACCTTCGGGCATCTAGTATGAGATCGTTTTATAACGTTCATTATTTTTCTTCTCCCCAAAGCCCAAATCCATACGCCGAAAGGGTTCAAACGAGACGAACTTCATAAGGAGAATGCAATGGCTGAGTTACCAAGAGTTTGTGTCATAGGCGCAGGTTCGAGCGGTATAACGGTTTGTAAATCTTTACAGGACAAAGGAATTCCCTACGATTGCTACGAGAAAGGCAGCGATATAGGCGGAAACTGGAGATACAAGAACGATAACGGTCTGAGTAATATCTACAAATCCTTACATATCAACACTCACAGGGACCGTATGGAGTATCGTGATTATCCGATGCCTCCTTGGTATCCCGATTATCCGAATCATGAACCGATCCAGAAATATTTCTTAGACTACGTAAGTCATTTCGGGCTTCGTAAGAATATAAAATTCAAGAACGGAGTCGCCAGGGTCCAACCTCAGGAAGACGGAACTTACCTAGTTACCAGCGAAAAAGGAGAAAAGATTTTTTACGACGCCGTAATCGTAGCGAACGGACACCATTGGTCTCCTCGTTGGCCGGAGCCCGAGTTCCCCGGAAAGTTTAACGGAAAAATAATACATTCCCACGATTATGTGGACCCGCAGCATCCGATCGATTTGGTAAATAAAAAAGTCGTAATACTAGGAATGGGAAACAGCGCCATGGATATTTCCGTAGAGTTAAGTAGGCCGGGGGTCTCCAAAAAGGTCTACTTATGCTCTCGTAGGGGTGCTTGGGTGATTCCGAATTATCTTTTCGGAAAGCCTTTGGATAAATCCACTCAATTGATTCCGCCCGGCACTCCGTTTTGGATCAAACAGCTCATTCTAGGTCTAGTATTGAAAATCGGAGTCGGTAAGATGGAAGACTTCGGACTCCCTAAACCCGATCATAATCCGGGAGAAGCACATCCTACTATATCGCAGGACATACTAGTACGACTGGGGAGAGGAGATATCACCTATAAACCGGTCATCCAAGAATTCAAAGGAAATAAAATACGATTCGCGGACGGCTCCGAAGAGGACGTGGACGCAGTCATTTACTGCACCGGGTATAATGTGAAATTTCCCTTCTTCGATTCGAACTTTCTGGAAGCGAAAGACAATCATCTACCTTTATTCCATAG is a window of Leptospira wolffii serovar Khorat str. Khorat-H2 DNA encoding:
- a CDS encoding CPBP family intramembrane glutamic endopeptidase, yielding MNLLKESLKDFFETSKDRLSFGGVFLLFFLVWLFNYNSGFVPKIFVSLKDEQVYLLVFFFLFYTMGAFLIYPIVLSLYGKLKEFKSSILPILGIVFVLTLVSSARMKDTSLLSFLDHSQVRIGMLVLNYISNIAIYLALPLFWFLSKKDSEDRFLGLDKPPRFGEVLFLFGIMIIPIALASFSLSFLSVYPRFANRLPDGYLDYPPAIWIILFELTYALGFASLETFFRGYLVFPFLGRFGSKPAVLAMAFLYGLLHFTKPMFEALGSFFGGFVLGLISYRTKSVYAGILIHIGVAWAMELFATLQFLYFL
- a CDS encoding GMC family oxidoreductase — encoded protein: MKDQERTSVHFDYDYIVVGSGFGGSVSAMRLSQKGYSVLVVESGKRWTAKDFPKTNWSVHKYLWMPRLGFYGIQRLNLLKDFFLVSGAGVGGGSLVYANTLYVPSDKILNHPVYRNIGGKEGMLPFYRVASRMLGVVRNQYLDKSDSILKEIAEDMGRGDTFTPTPVGVFFGDKPGKTVRDPFFQGEGPDRTTCNYCGGCMVGCRFNSKNTLDKNYLFFAEKLGAKVLPETKVMDLVPLDKNGKLDPDASGEYGYELHTKSTTGWFGAPKRTLRTRNVVLSAAVMGTVGLLLRAKEKGNMKRLSPKLGDSVRTNSETVLGVTKFGKNVDFSQGVAITSSIHPDEHTHIEPVRYSRGSDFFGILASVLTDGGGFFPRPLRYFFTMFRHPIYFLKASWPIGFAKNSLILLVMQTLDNQVKLVRQRRLAWPFEKSMTSTLTEGEKTPSYIPIANQTARKIAKKIGGIPRSSLNDVLLNAPITGHIMGGCVMGGSSNEGVIDFQNRVYGYKNLMICDSSMIPINLGVNPSLSITAMTERAMSFIPPKEKGQVSVFGFEKTFGISSVVFGKSKEIGTKSPKKRNMQTKPKNQARKKTKSVRS
- a CDS encoding flavin-containing monooxygenase encodes the protein MAELPRVCVIGAGSSGITVCKSLQDKGIPYDCYEKGSDIGGNWRYKNDNGLSNIYKSLHINTHRDRMEYRDYPMPPWYPDYPNHEPIQKYFLDYVSHFGLRKNIKFKNGVARVQPQEDGTYLVTSEKGEKIFYDAVIVANGHHWSPRWPEPEFPGKFNGKIIHSHDYVDPQHPIDLVNKKVVILGMGNSAMDISVELSRPGVSKKVYLCSRRGAWVIPNYLFGKPLDKSTQLIPPGTPFWIKQLILGLVLKIGVGKMEDFGLPKPDHNPGEAHPTISQDILVRLGRGDITYKPVIQEFKGNKIRFADGSEEDVDAVIYCTGYNVKFPFFDSNFLEAKDNHLPLFHRTFQPGSNNLFFVGLYQPLGAIMPLAEFQGKWLAEYLSGNYKLPEISEMRKQIRDYETKMRKRYVASARHTMQVDFEDFLYYMQKELKAGKKRAAKSGNALPVEAKAKSKTANHSSNGNGHRKELRKPKKRALAKA